Within Myceligenerans xiligouense, the genomic segment GGCACCTCATCGACTCGCTCAAGCTCGCCGCCGACGTCGCCCAGTCTCTCGACACCTCCATGGAACGCATCCACGACGAGGTCAAGGAACTGTCCGGCGGCACCGAACCCGCGGCCCGCCCGGACACCCTGCTCAGCCCCGAGGAGATCCTGCAGGAGTTCTGGACCGGCAGGTCCGACGACGCCCGGTTCGACGACCACGGCCGCACCACCCGCGGCTCCTGACCGGAGGAGTCTCCCGTGCGCGCGGTCATCCAGGACAGATACGGCACCGCCGACGTCGTCCGCCTGGGCGACCTCCCCCGGCCGGAACCCGCCGCCGGAGAAGTCGTGGTGCGTGTTCACGCCGCCTCACTCAACGGCTCGGACCGGGAGAACCTCACCGGCAGCCCCTTCTACGCCCGCCTGGCCGGCCTGCGGCGCCCACGGCGACCCGTCCCCGGCTCCGACATGGCCGGCGTCGTCACCGCCGTCGGCCAGGATGTCACCGACCTCACCGTGGGGGACGAGGTCTACGGCGAACTCTCCGGCTACCGCGGCGCTCTCGCCGAGTACGTCGCGACCCCGCCGACACTCCTGGCGCACAAGCCCGCCGGGTTGTCGTTCACCGAGGCCGCCGCCATCCCGCAGGCAGGCTGCATCGCCTGGCGCGCCGTGCACGGAAAGGTCCGGCCCGGGGACACGGTCCTCGTCAACGGGGCGGGTGGGGCCGGCGGGGCGTTCGTCGTCGGCCTGGCCAGACACGCCGGAGCCGAGGTGACCGCCGTCGACCGCACCGACAAGGCCGACCACCTGCGTCGTCTCGGCGCCGACCACACGATCGGCTTCGAGACCGAGGACTGGGCCCGCCACCGCGAGCGCTACGACCTGATCGTCGACCTCGTCGCCCGCCGCTCCCCCTACCGGGTGCACCGCGCACTGCGACCCGGCGGCACCTACCTCCTGGTGGGCGGCCGCACCCGCACCCTGCTCGCCACGCTCGCGGCCGGCCCGGCGATCCGGTGGCTCACGGGAAAACGGGTACGCGTCCTGGCGGTCCCGCAGAGCCGCGACGACCTGATCGCCGTGACACACCTGGTCACCACCGGCGCCGTCGTGCCCGCCATCGACCGCGTGTATCCGCTCGGCGAGGCGCCGGCGGCGTACGAACGCCTCGCGGCCGGCGCGAACCGGGGCAAGATCGTGGTGGAGGTCGCCGCGGGGCACACCGGCCGTCCTACTCGACCTCCCCGCGCTGGATCCGCTCCCTGACCTGCGCGTACTGAGCGGCGATGTACTCCTCGAAGCGGGACCGCTCGATCCGCCAGACCTTCTTCGGTCCCACCTGGATGCCGGGCAGTTCCCCGCTGCGCAGCAGGCCGTAGACGATCGCGCTGGAGACGTCGAGCGTCTTGCAGACGTCGGTCAGGGTCATGAAGCGGGATTGGTCGGGCTTGTACTGACTTTCCATGGCGTACAGTCTCCCGGTTCCGGCGGCGTGCGGCACGGGCGACGCGCCCGAAGTCACTGGTCGGGCACGGATCCTCGGACCAACTAGGGTGCCGTGCATGGCGACAGTTCTCCCCTTCGACGGTCACGAGCCGCAGATCGACCCCACCGCGTGGATCGCGCCCACGGCCACCATCGTCGGGCGCGTGACGATCGGCCCGCGCGCGAGCGTCTTCTACGGCGCGGTGCTGCGCGGCGACATGGACGAGATCACGCTCGGCGAGGGCAGCAACATCCA encodes:
- a CDS encoding NAD(P)-dependent alcohol dehydrogenase, which gives rise to MRAVIQDRYGTADVVRLGDLPRPEPAAGEVVVRVHAASLNGSDRENLTGSPFYARLAGLRRPRRPVPGSDMAGVVTAVGQDVTDLTVGDEVYGELSGYRGALAEYVATPPTLLAHKPAGLSFTEAAAIPQAGCIAWRAVHGKVRPGDTVLVNGAGGAGGAFVVGLARHAGAEVTAVDRTDKADHLRRLGADHTIGFETEDWARHRERYDLIVDLVARRSPYRVHRALRPGGTYLLVGGRTRTLLATLAAGPAIRWLTGKRVRVLAVPQSRDDLIAVTHLVTTGAVVPAIDRVYPLGEAPAAYERLAAGANRGKIVVEVAAGHTGRPTRPPRAGSAP
- a CDS encoding helix-turn-helix domain-containing protein; its protein translation is MESQYKPDQSRFMTLTDVCKTLDVSSAIVYGLLRSGELPGIQVGPKKVWRIERSRFEEYIAAQYAQVRERIQRGEVE